The [Eubacterium] siraeum genome contains a region encoding:
- a CDS encoding DUF6198 family protein: protein MSKKETAKRYVLFIISLFFSALGVAFTKHGELGVSPISSVANVLSCTKGGFSLGVWLIIWNCVLILGQIIILRKEFRLIQLLQIPLSFLFGYFTDFGLWLVGFIPAESYIMRLVMVVVGIVILGFGVSLSVSANVIMNSGEAFVKAIADTANKNFGNVKIAFDVSCVVLALILSLLLFDFTIVGTREGTVISALCTGLAVKLFQRLTNEPVNRLVID, encoded by the coding sequence ATGTCAAAGAAAGAAACCGCTAAAAGATATGTTTTATTTATAATAAGCCTGTTTTTCTCCGCACTGGGAGTGGCTTTTACAAAGCACGGGGAGCTTGGTGTGTCGCCGATTTCGTCCGTTGCGAATGTGCTTAGCTGTACAAAGGGAGGTTTCTCGCTCGGAGTATGGCTTATAATCTGGAACTGCGTGTTGATACTCGGTCAGATAATTATACTCAGAAAGGAATTTCGGCTGATACAGCTTTTGCAGATCCCACTGTCATTCCTGTTCGGATATTTTACCGATTTCGGCTTGTGGCTGGTCGGGTTTATTCCTGCGGAAAGCTACATAATGCGTCTTGTAATGGTGGTTGTCGGAATAGTGATACTGGGCTTCGGCGTATCACTGTCGGTTTCGGCAAATGTTATAATGAACTCGGGAGAGGCTTTTGTAAAGGCAATAGCAGATACGGCAAACAAGAATTTCGGTAATGTAAAGATAGCTTTTGATGTAAGCTGTGTGGTGCTTGCGCTGATTCTGTCGCTGTTGCTGTTTGATTTCACGATAGTGGGAACAAGGGAGGGTACTGTTATTTCGGCGCTTTGCACCGGTCTTGCGGTGAAGCTGTTTCAAAGGCTGACGAATGAGCCGGTGAACAGACTGGTGATTGATTGA